One segment of Paraburkholderia caribensis DNA contains the following:
- a CDS encoding FAD-dependent oxidoreductase, with translation MSSINYQTLSFEYRRCAEQDAAAAATDAARHPVIVVGAGPVGLATAIDLAQQGVSVVLVDDDCSLATGSRAICFSKRSLDIFDRLGCGDRMVDKGISWNVGKVFLQNEMVYTFNLLPEAGHHRPAFINLQQYYVEGFLLERAQSLPDIDIRWKSKVVGLQQHGEPGSADAFVTLTVETPEGEYALSGRYVVAADGSRSPIRNMMGLDSKGRVFKDRFLIADVKMEAEFPSERWFWFDPPFHPNQSVLLHRQPDNVWRIDFQLGWDADPALEKTPERVLPRVRALLGPDVKFELEWVSVYTFSCLRMERFRHGNVLFVGDAAHLVSPFGARGANSGFQDAENVAWKLAMVLAGRAPDALLDTYASEREYAADENIRNSTRSTDFITPKSPVSRTFRDAVLKLARKHPFARQLANSGRLSVPAVLHDSTLNSVDHDGFDGKMVPGASCVDAPVLSNGAPAWLLAQLGNAFTCIVFCGKDGIDAATQHALKALQTGSIPFRLVVVASHGIRHAVHGLDDAVVLEDAEGLAWSRYDATPGTFYLIRPDQHVCARWRTFDATRVDAALKRALCVEGVA, from the coding sequence TCGCGCAGCAGGGCGTCTCGGTTGTACTCGTCGACGACGATTGTTCGCTCGCTACTGGTTCGCGCGCAATCTGCTTTTCGAAGCGTTCGCTGGATATCTTCGACCGCCTCGGCTGCGGCGACCGCATGGTCGACAAGGGCATCAGCTGGAACGTCGGCAAGGTGTTCCTGCAGAACGAGATGGTGTACACGTTCAATCTGCTGCCGGAGGCGGGGCATCATCGGCCCGCGTTCATCAATCTGCAGCAGTACTACGTCGAAGGCTTTCTGCTCGAACGCGCGCAGTCGCTGCCGGATATCGACATCCGCTGGAAGAGCAAGGTGGTCGGCTTGCAGCAGCACGGCGAGCCGGGTTCCGCCGATGCATTCGTCACGCTCACCGTCGAGACGCCCGAAGGCGAGTACGCGTTGAGCGGCCGCTATGTGGTCGCCGCTGACGGCTCGCGCAGCCCGATCCGCAACATGATGGGCCTCGACAGCAAAGGCCGCGTTTTCAAGGACCGTTTCCTGATCGCCGACGTGAAGATGGAAGCGGAGTTTCCGAGCGAGCGCTGGTTCTGGTTCGATCCGCCGTTTCACCCAAATCAATCGGTGCTGCTGCACCGGCAGCCGGACAACGTGTGGCGTATCGACTTCCAGCTCGGCTGGGACGCGGACCCGGCGCTCGAGAAAACGCCCGAACGCGTGCTGCCGCGCGTTCGCGCGCTGCTCGGGCCGGACGTCAAGTTCGAACTGGAATGGGTCAGCGTCTATACGTTTTCGTGTCTGCGCATGGAGCGCTTCCGGCACGGTAACGTGCTGTTCGTCGGCGACGCCGCGCATCTGGTCTCGCCGTTCGGCGCGCGGGGCGCGAACAGCGGCTTTCAGGATGCCGAGAACGTCGCGTGGAAACTGGCGATGGTGCTGGCCGGCCGCGCGCCCGATGCGTTGCTCGACACGTATGCAAGCGAACGCGAATACGCCGCCGACGAAAACATTCGCAACTCGACGCGCTCGACGGACTTCATCACGCCCAAGTCGCCCGTCAGCCGGACGTTCCGCGATGCCGTATTGAAGCTTGCGCGCAAGCATCCGTTTGCGCGTCAGCTCGCGAACAGCGGGCGGCTTTCGGTGCCTGCGGTACTGCACGACTCGACGCTCAATTCGGTCGATCACGACGGCTTCGACGGCAAGATGGTGCCGGGCGCTTCGTGCGTGGATGCGCCTGTGTTATCGAATGGCGCGCCCGCGTGGCTGCTCGCGCAACTCGGCAATGCGTTCACGTGCATCGTCTTTTGCGGCAAGGATGGCATCGACGCGGCGACGCAACACGCGTTGAAGGCGCTGCAGACGGGTTCGATTCCGTTCAGGCTGGTTGTCGTCGCGTCGCACGGCATTCGCCATGCCGTGCATGGCCTCGACGATGCCGTCGTGCTCGAAGATGCGGAAGGTCTCGCGTGGTCTCGCTACGACGCCACGCCCGGCACGTTCTATCTGATCCGTCCGGACCAGCACGTGTGCGCGCGCTGGCGCACGTTCGACGCCACGCGCGTCGACGCGGCGCTCAAGCGCGCGTTGTGCGTGGAAGGCGTTGCCTGA
- a CDS encoding MFS transporter, protein MSQSITHAYEPGEPAAAFQDDTALYRKVTLRIVPFLFLCYVISFLDRINIGFAQLQMKHDLGFSDAMYGLGAAIFYIGYVLCEVPSNLLLARFGARRTFTRIMLLWGAASVCMMFVSQASHFYLLRFMLGVFEAGFFPGIVLYLTYWYPARRRAVILSIFFAGVAVAGVLGGLVSGWIMRDMAGVMGLYGWQWMFAIEGAPAVVLGLLAAFWLVDGPQHAAWLTQQEKAHLIGQRDAEHRPANSHSSRAFIDALRNPRVYLFAFIYFSLTCASLTLNFWMPLMIRDFGVHDVLWISLYTVIPNAIGAVGLILIARHSDRHGERRKHFAACTIGGGIALSLLTLHLSSFAAMLGILSIAAVLIFAALPIFWTVPSGYLSGKTAAAGIALISSIGITSGIVSPWVIGLIKTHTGSMDNALYLLTALLFMSGIALLRGVPKQRVVG, encoded by the coding sequence ATGAGTCAGTCAATCACGCATGCCTATGAGCCCGGCGAGCCCGCCGCCGCGTTTCAGGACGACACCGCGCTGTACCGCAAGGTGACGTTGCGGATCGTGCCGTTTCTGTTTCTCTGCTACGTTATTTCGTTTCTCGACCGCATCAACATCGGTTTCGCGCAGTTGCAGATGAAGCACGATCTCGGCTTCAGCGATGCGATGTACGGACTCGGCGCGGCCATCTTCTATATCGGCTATGTGCTGTGCGAAGTGCCTAGTAACCTGCTGCTCGCGCGTTTCGGCGCGCGCCGCACGTTCACGCGGATCATGCTGCTGTGGGGCGCTGCGTCGGTGTGCATGATGTTCGTGTCGCAGGCTTCGCATTTCTATCTGCTGCGCTTCATGCTCGGCGTGTTCGAAGCGGGCTTCTTTCCCGGCATCGTGCTGTATCTGACGTACTGGTATCCGGCGCGGCGGCGTGCCGTGATCCTGTCGATCTTCTTCGCAGGCGTCGCGGTGGCGGGCGTGCTAGGCGGTCTCGTTTCCGGCTGGATCATGCGCGACATGGCGGGCGTGATGGGCCTGTACGGCTGGCAATGGATGTTCGCCATCGAAGGCGCGCCCGCTGTCGTGCTGGGATTGCTCGCTGCGTTCTGGCTGGTCGACGGCCCGCAGCACGCAGCGTGGCTCACGCAACAGGAAAAGGCTCATCTGATCGGGCAACGCGACGCCGAGCATCGGCCCGCGAACTCGCATTCGTCGCGCGCATTCATCGACGCGTTGCGCAACCCGCGCGTCTATCTGTTCGCGTTCATCTACTTTTCGTTGACGTGCGCGTCGTTGACGCTCAACTTCTGGATGCCGCTGATGATCCGCGACTTCGGCGTGCACGACGTGCTGTGGATCAGCCTGTACACGGTGATACCGAATGCGATCGGCGCGGTTGGCCTGATCCTGATCGCGCGGCATTCGGACCGTCACGGCGAGCGGCGCAAGCATTTCGCGGCGTGCACGATCGGCGGCGGCATCGCGCTTTCGCTGTTGACGCTGCACTTGAGCAGCTTTGCCGCAATGCTCGGCATTCTTTCGATAGCAGCCGTGCTGATTTTTGCCGCGCTGCCGATCTTCTGGACGGTGCCGTCGGGTTATCTGTCGGGCAAGACTGCGGCGGCGGGCATCGCGTTGATCAGCAGCATTGGGATTACGAGCGGCATCGTGAGCCCGTGGGTGATCGGTCTGATCAAGACGCATACGGGCAGCATGGATAACGCGTTGTATCTGCTGACGGCTTTGTTGTTCATGAGCGGTATCGCGCTGTTGCGCGGGGTGCCGAAGCAGCGGGTTGTGGGGTAA
- a CDS encoding MbtH family protein, with amino-acid sequence MTQNTHQDAQDDVQYTVVINDEEQYSIWPAFRDVPAGWREVGVRGPKAACLEHIENVWTDMRPASLRRHMDAAPVTR; translated from the coding sequence ATGACCCAGAACACGCATCAAGACGCACAGGACGACGTTCAATACACGGTCGTCATCAACGACGAAGAACAGTATTCGATCTGGCCGGCGTTCCGCGACGTGCCCGCTGGCTGGCGCGAAGTCGGCGTACGCGGGCCGAAGGCCGCGTGCCTCGAGCATATCGAAAACGTATGGACCGACATGCGTCCCGCGAGCCTGCGCCGTCACATGGACGCCGCGCCGGTTACGCGCTGA
- the fhuB gene encoding Fe(3+)-hydroxamate ABC transporter permease FhuB, which yields MTTLAARKRMQRAQTRALPRWREAQHSRVGVLTFALLASIVVIAALRLAPDLSMILHAATSNAAHDTDEHALAHVLLFNLHLPRVLAALVAGGCLGVSGALFQSLTRNPLASPDLLGITGGAQLGLLAAMLIPALAGAASVPLLFGCGLLAAACVAAAAGGWRATPLRMVLAGTVCMLLFSAISTLTLAFFEQSIAGVALWASGSLYQPGAEGLVTAVLWLLLPLAALPFVVRPLDPIALGDDAALAVGVRVDAARFYALLVAIGFASVAVSVAGPMSYVGLIAPNLLRHLRGSRSTRLAALAPLSALVGALLVLATDSAVLALDLDGTLSTGVAIAVVGTPLMLAMIRHGGAWTSALTQAADAPAQSAPSRFATWITGLSPLGAGLIVIAVAAISIYAAGTFGETTLDPSRWLAALNGSDSVARMLLDLRLPRVVCALLAGAMLAASGVLMQSVVRNPLAGPEVLGVTQGASLATLIALLFWPLAAHATIAGSSLAGGGVTLVAILALNRRMRYAPLAVALTGLVVGTLWTTLAQWVIVQESVQPARFVVWLVGGTYGRSWSDVLALLPWCAAALPAFVLLARPLDLLALGDDQAASLGLPVALLRPLALTVATIAACAAVAAVGPIGFVGLMAPHLAALLGARAHRTRLWLAATCGAAILAAADIGARTLLAPREIPAGVLTALIGAPYLLALLIVQARRERKRGR from the coding sequence ATGACCACGCTTGCCGCAAGAAAACGCATGCAACGCGCGCAAACACGTGCGCTGCCGCGCTGGCGCGAGGCGCAGCATAGCCGCGTCGGCGTGTTGACGTTCGCGCTGCTCGCGTCGATCGTCGTCATTGCCGCGTTGCGCCTCGCCCCGGATCTGTCGATGATCCTGCACGCCGCAACGTCGAATGCAGCGCATGACACCGACGAACACGCGCTCGCGCATGTGCTGCTCTTCAACCTGCATTTGCCGCGCGTGCTGGCGGCACTGGTCGCGGGCGGATGCCTCGGCGTGTCGGGCGCGCTGTTCCAGTCGCTGACGCGTAATCCGCTCGCTTCGCCGGATCTGCTCGGCATCACGGGCGGCGCGCAGCTCGGCCTGCTCGCCGCGATGCTGATACCGGCGCTGGCGGGCGCGGCGTCCGTGCCGCTGCTGTTCGGCTGCGGCCTGCTCGCGGCCGCGTGCGTCGCGGCGGCAGCGGGCGGCTGGCGCGCGACACCGTTGCGCATGGTGCTCGCGGGCACCGTCTGCATGCTGCTGTTCTCGGCCATCTCGACCCTCACGCTCGCGTTCTTCGAGCAAAGCATCGCGGGCGTCGCGCTGTGGGCGAGCGGCAGTCTTTATCAACCGGGCGCAGAAGGACTGGTGACGGCAGTGCTGTGGCTGCTGTTGCCGCTCGCGGCGTTGCCCTTCGTCGTGCGTCCGCTCGATCCCATCGCGCTCGGCGACGACGCCGCGCTTGCCGTCGGCGTACGCGTGGATGCAGCACGCTTTTATGCGCTGCTCGTCGCGATCGGCTTCGCGAGCGTGGCGGTGAGCGTCGCTGGGCCGATGTCGTATGTCGGGCTGATTGCGCCGAATCTGTTGCGCCATTTGCGCGGCTCGCGCTCGACGCGGCTTGCCGCGCTCGCGCCGTTGTCCGCGCTGGTCGGCGCGCTGCTCGTGCTCGCAACCGATAGCGCCGTGCTCGCGCTCGATCTGGACGGCACGCTGTCGACGGGCGTCGCGATCGCTGTCGTAGGCACGCCGCTGATGCTCGCGATGATCCGCCACGGCGGCGCATGGACCTCGGCGCTCACGCAAGCGGCCGACGCTCCCGCTCAATCGGCACCCAGCCGTTTCGCTACATGGATCACAGGACTTTCTCCACTTGGTGCCGGTTTGATCGTCATCGCCGTTGCGGCCATTTCGATCTATGCCGCAGGCACGTTCGGCGAGACCACGCTCGACCCGTCGCGCTGGCTGGCCGCATTGAACGGCAGCGATAGCGTCGCGCGCATGCTGCTCGATCTGCGTCTGCCGCGCGTGGTATGCGCGTTGCTTGCGGGCGCGATGCTCGCGGCCAGCGGCGTGCTGATGCAAAGCGTCGTGCGCAATCCGCTGGCCGGGCCGGAAGTGCTGGGCGTCACGCAAGGCGCTTCGCTGGCGACGCTCATCGCGCTGCTGTTCTGGCCGCTCGCCGCGCACGCGACGATTGCCGGGTCGTCGCTGGCTGGCGGCGGCGTCACGCTCGTCGCGATTCTCGCGTTGAACCGGCGCATGCGTTATGCGCCGCTCGCGGTCGCGTTGACGGGACTGGTTGTCGGCACGCTGTGGACGACGCTCGCACAATGGGTGATTGTGCAGGAGAGCGTGCAGCCCGCGCGCTTCGTCGTGTGGCTGGTGGGCGGCACCTATGGTCGCAGCTGGAGCGATGTGCTTGCGCTGTTGCCGTGGTGCGCGGCCGCGCTGCCTGCGTTCGTGCTGCTCGCGCGTCCTCTCGATCTGCTCGCACTCGGCGACGACCAGGCCGCATCGCTTGGCTTGCCCGTGGCGCTGCTGCGTCCGCTAGCGCTGACGGTCGCGACGATCGCGGCCTGCGCGGCGGTTGCAGCCGTCGGGCCGATCGGCTTTGTCGGATTGATGGCGCCGCATCTCGCGGCATTGCTGGGGGCGCGCGCGCATCGCACGCGCTTGTGGCTCGCGGCGACGTGCGGCGCGGCGATTCTCGCCGCTGCAGATATCGGCGCGCGCACGCTGCTTGCGCCGCGCGAAATTCCTGCGGGGGTGCTGACGGCACTGATCGGCGCGCCGTATCTGCTCGCGTTGCTGATCGTGCAGGCGCGGCGCGAACGCAAGCGCGGGCGGTGA
- a CDS encoding ABC transporter substrate-binding protein: MKQALRVAACAVCAACVAFSCTASAAGATSAPRDAGALACAPLSANPTVTQASATLPAHPKRIVVLEFMFAEALLSLDVTPAGMVDTAYYPSWIGYGVERMQSVPDVGTRQEPSLEAIAALKPDLIIGVGFRHAPIFGALQSIAPTVLFQFSPEMKLDGAQATQLEWARRIFDTIGCMTGRTVQAQAIERQLDEGLARDAKRLADAGRTHADFALLQELGLPDRYWAYTSNSMAGGVARKLGLTLWPAQPTREGTTYVTSEDLLKRPQMSVLLTSATGPEVKLEAKLDSPVWRFVPARREGRVTLVERNVWGFGGPMSALRLSRAVTDAVLSLPTAEAQLGVSASR, from the coding sequence ATGAAGCAGGCGCTACGGGTGGCCGCTTGCGCTGTTTGCGCCGCGTGCGTCGCATTCTCGTGTACCGCGAGCGCGGCAGGCGCGACGTCCGCGCCTCGCGATGCAGGTGCGCTTGCGTGCGCGCCGCTGTCCGCCAATCCCACCGTGACGCAGGCGAGCGCCACGCTGCCCGCGCATCCGAAGCGCATTGTCGTGCTCGAATTCATGTTTGCCGAAGCGCTGCTTTCGCTCGACGTGACGCCTGCTGGGATGGTCGACACCGCGTATTACCCGTCGTGGATCGGATATGGCGTCGAACGGATGCAGTCGGTGCCTGACGTCGGCACGCGCCAGGAGCCGAGCCTCGAAGCGATTGCCGCGCTCAAGCCGGACCTGATCATTGGCGTTGGCTTCCGGCATGCGCCGATTTTCGGCGCATTGCAATCGATTGCGCCTACCGTGCTGTTTCAGTTCAGCCCCGAGATGAAGCTCGACGGTGCGCAGGCGACGCAGCTCGAATGGGCGCGCAGGATCTTCGATACGATCGGGTGCATGACGGGGCGCACGGTGCAGGCGCAGGCGATTGAACGGCAGTTGGATGAAGGATTGGCACGCGATGCAAAGCGTCTTGCGGATGCGGGCCGCACGCATGCGGACTTTGCGTTGTTGCAGGAGCTGGGGTTGCCCGATCGGTACTGGGCGTATACGAGTAACAGCATGGCGGGCGGAGTCGCCAGGAAGCTGGGTCTGACGTTGTGGCCCGCGCAACCGACGCGTGAAGGAACGACCTACGTGACGTCGGAAGATCTGTTGAAACGCCCGCAAATGAGTGTGTTGTTGACGAGCGCGACCGGTCCGGAGGTGAAGCTCGAGGCGAAGCTCGATTCGCCGGTGTGGAGGTTTGTGCCGGCACGGCGTGAAGGACGGGTGACGCTGGTCGAGCGTAATGTTTGGGGGTTTGGTGGGCCGATGTCGGCGTTGAGGTTGTCACGGGCGGTGACGGATGCGGTGTTGTCGTTGCCGACGGCTGAAGCGCAATTGGGGGTTTCCGCTTCGCGGTGA
- a CDS encoding TauD/TfdA family dioxygenase, with protein MTASLPTLDDLRIEPGLPTIVSPRGDRSFTLEAAAPLLRDIASNCIERAGGLLFTGFAVPSIDTFQQFAASFGAPLIGYEFASTPRSQVEGAVYTSTEYPPHRSIPLHNEQSYTREWPMRIWFHCALAARSGGATPIADSRAIYRALDPALIERFARRELLYVRNFGQGLDLPWQQAFGTEDPRAVDAMCAARGIDCEWREDDDGEPLLRTRELCQAVAVHPRTGERVWFNQAHLFHLSALDEDMQEALVDAVGLDNVPRNVYYGDGAPLEAEALAEIRGVLDQQRIVFPWTGGDVVMLDNMLTAHARDPFEGPRKVVVAMADSYSVPANAQRSNRFAIAT; from the coding sequence ATGACAGCGTCTCTCCCGACACTCGACGATCTGCGCATCGAGCCCGGCCTGCCGACCATCGTGTCGCCGCGCGGCGACAGGTCGTTCACGCTCGAAGCCGCCGCGCCGCTGTTGCGCGACATCGCGAGCAACTGCATCGAGCGCGCCGGCGGCTTGCTGTTCACGGGCTTCGCCGTGCCGTCGATCGACACGTTCCAGCAATTCGCCGCCTCGTTCGGCGCGCCGCTGATCGGCTATGAATTCGCGTCGACGCCGCGCAGCCAGGTCGAAGGCGCCGTGTACACGTCGACGGAATATCCGCCGCACCGCTCGATTCCGCTGCACAACGAGCAGTCGTACACGCGCGAATGGCCGATGCGCATCTGGTTCCATTGCGCGCTCGCCGCGCGTTCCGGCGGCGCGACGCCGATTGCCGACAGCCGCGCGATCTATCGTGCGCTCGACCCCGCGTTGATCGAGCGCTTCGCGCGACGCGAGCTGCTGTACGTGCGCAACTTCGGCCAGGGGCTCGATCTGCCGTGGCAACAGGCATTCGGCACCGAAGACCCGCGCGCCGTCGATGCGATGTGCGCGGCCCGCGGCATCGATTGCGAATGGCGCGAAGACGACGACGGCGAACCGTTGCTGCGTACGCGCGAGCTTTGCCAGGCGGTGGCCGTGCATCCGCGCACGGGCGAGCGCGTGTGGTTCAACCAGGCGCATCTGTTCCATCTGTCCGCGCTCGATGAAGACATGCAGGAAGCACTCGTCGATGCAGTGGGTCTCGACAACGTGCCGCGCAACGTCTACTACGGCGACGGCGCGCCGCTCGAAGCCGAGGCGCTCGCGGAGATTCGCGGCGTGCTGGATCAACAGCGCATCGTGTTCCCGTGGACGGGCGGTGACGTGGTGATGCTCGACAACATGTTGACGGCACATGCGCGCGATCCGTTCGAAGGCCCGCGCAAGGTCGTCGTCGCGATGGCGGACAGCTACAGCGTCCCGGCAAACGCACAAAGGTCCAACAGATTCGCCATCGCTACATGA
- a CDS encoding RNA polymerase factor sigma-70 produces MAESMARFAARIDRHPAAFAPGALDDIDCEPSEARVTATEQRRCEGLLLDVLIENRRSLIQLARSFVGCSSRAEDVVHDVFIKLTGFSNQDDVRQPLAYVARMVRNASIDACRRQSLENTWHACEEDGLDVPSPEPSPESALVTRDSLRHAFDALAQLPERTRSAFERVRLREETLQETARALNVSQTLVHFMVRDAAKHCADCMHAGAQNVAYAKTAGRSKKSCASNVKQMTAS; encoded by the coding sequence ATGGCTGAATCAATGGCGAGGTTTGCGGCACGGATCGACCGTCATCCGGCGGCGTTCGCACCAGGAGCACTGGACGACATCGATTGCGAGCCGTCCGAAGCGCGCGTCACCGCGACGGAACAACGCCGCTGCGAAGGACTGCTGCTCGACGTGCTGATCGAAAACCGCCGCTCGCTGATCCAGCTTGCGCGGTCGTTTGTCGGGTGTTCGAGCCGTGCCGAGGACGTGGTCCACGACGTATTCATCAAGCTCACGGGCTTTTCGAATCAGGACGACGTGCGGCAGCCGCTCGCCTACGTGGCGCGCATGGTGCGCAACGCATCGATCGACGCGTGCCGCCGCCAGTCGCTCGAAAACACGTGGCACGCATGCGAGGAAGACGGGCTCGATGTGCCATCGCCGGAACCGTCGCCCGAGTCCGCGCTCGTCACACGCGACTCGCTGCGCCACGCGTTCGACGCCCTCGCGCAATTGCCCGAGCGCACGCGCAGCGCCTTCGAGCGGGTGCGTCTGCGCGAAGAGACCTTGCAGGAAACCGCGCGCGCCTTGAATGTCTCGCAGACGCTCGTGCATTTCATGGTTCGCGACGCCGCGAAGCATTGCGCGGACTGCATGCACGCCGGCGCTCAAAACGTCGCGTACGCAAAGACGGCGGGGCGCAGTAAAAAAAGTTGTGCGTCGAACGTCAAGCAGATGACGGCCTCGTGA
- a CDS encoding ABC transporter ATP-binding protein: MKSSSNLALSARSLTVGYRDHVVIDSLDIDIRANRVTALCGPNGCGKSTLLRSLAGLQPTLAGEVAVAGKPLAAYRRRDLARTLTMLSQFNQIPAGLSVRDLVAYGRYAHGGWMRGLSKEDRAAIDDALSAAGIADDAARDVAALSGGERQRAWIAMALAQRAPIVLLDEPTTYLDIHHQLDILTELRRLNRERGLTIVWVLHDLNQAAAYSDEIVLMRAGRIVAQGTPDAIIDPQHLEATFGVPMLRIAHPQTGAPMCVPAHAARDELPAASDDKGLAA, from the coding sequence ATGAAAAGCAGTTCCAACCTGGCGCTGTCGGCGCGTTCGCTGACGGTGGGATATCGCGATCATGTCGTCATCGACTCGCTCGATATCGACATTCGCGCCAATCGCGTGACCGCGCTGTGCGGGCCGAACGGTTGCGGCAAGAGCACGCTGCTGCGCTCGCTCGCCGGTTTGCAGCCCACGCTGGCGGGCGAGGTGGCGGTCGCGGGCAAGCCGCTCGCAGCGTATCGGCGGCGTGATCTCGCGCGCACGCTGACGATGCTCTCGCAGTTCAACCAGATTCCCGCCGGCCTCTCCGTGCGCGATCTCGTTGCGTACGGACGCTACGCGCACGGCGGCTGGATGCGCGGTTTGTCGAAGGAAGATCGCGCGGCGATCGACGACGCACTCTCCGCAGCCGGTATCGCCGACGATGCCGCACGCGATGTCGCCGCGCTCTCGGGCGGCGAGCGCCAGCGCGCGTGGATTGCCATGGCGCTGGCGCAACGCGCACCCATCGTGTTGCTCGACGAGCCGACCACGTATCTCGACATTCATCATCAGCTCGACATTCTCACCGAACTGCGCCGTTTGAATCGGGAGCGCGGCCTGACAATCGTCTGGGTGCTGCACGATCTGAATCAGGCTGCTGCCTACAGCGATGAAATCGTGTTGATGCGCGCTGGCCGCATCGTCGCGCAAGGCACGCCGGACGCGATCATCGATCCGCAGCATCTCGAAGCGACCTTCGGCGTGCCGATGCTGCGCATCGCGCATCCGCAGACAGGTGCGCCGATGTGCGTGCCCGCGCATGCCGCACGCGACGAACTGCCCGCCGCATCCGACGACAAAGGCCTCGCCGCATGA
- the fhuF gene encoding siderophore-iron reductase FhuF, with the protein MSSAAPSFASLVADTPFSAYVERVWLGVPAETSDTGDAAQVRVPLTQLATQRKAILDAMLLRYGGDPERHARALLSQWSKYYFGLAVPAALVSALVLQRPLDMNPARCLLLLREGMPEALYLPHDALADPTDDPARRYASLVDEHLRGVIDLLASMTKIAPRVLWSNVGNLLDTLFGQCAAVPGAARDAAWMFGSGALFGGDEPNPLRVPVRDVTPRSTLLPAPFRARRVCCVRYEIPGEDQLCASCPLLLTMSDEDLARQEAMR; encoded by the coding sequence ATGTCCTCTGCCGCACCATCGTTTGCATCGCTGGTCGCCGATACGCCGTTCTCCGCGTATGTCGAACGCGTGTGGCTCGGCGTGCCTGCTGAAACTTCAGACACCGGCGACGCCGCGCAAGTGCGCGTACCGCTCACGCAACTCGCGACGCAGCGTAAAGCGATCCTCGATGCAATGCTCTTGCGCTACGGCGGCGATCCCGAACGTCATGCGCGCGCGCTGCTGTCGCAGTGGAGCAAATACTATTTCGGCCTCGCGGTGCCCGCCGCGCTGGTGTCGGCGCTCGTCTTGCAGAGACCGCTCGACATGAATCCTGCGCGCTGCCTGCTGTTGCTGCGCGAAGGCATGCCCGAAGCGCTGTATCTGCCGCACGACGCACTTGCTGACCCAACTGACGATCCCGCGCGGCGATATGCGTCGCTGGTGGATGAGCATCTGCGCGGCGTGATCGATCTGCTGGCGAGCATGACGAAAATCGCGCCGCGCGTGCTATGGAGCAACGTCGGCAATCTGTTGGACACGTTGTTCGGGCAATGCGCGGCCGTGCCGGGCGCGGCCCGCGACGCCGCGTGGATGTTCGGATCGGGTGCGCTGTTCGGCGGCGACGAGCCGAACCCGCTACGCGTGCCGGTGCGCGACGTGACGCCGCGCTCCACGCTCTTGCCCGCGCCGTTTCGTGCGCGCCGTGTCTGCTGTGTGCGCTATGAAATACCCGGAGAAGATCAACTGTGTGCGAGCTGTCCGCTATTACTCACGATGAGCGACGAAGACCTCGCGCGGCAAGAGGCGATGCGATGA
- a CDS encoding DUF2783 domain-containing protein, translated as MALITQLNLTQPDDFYEALIDMHRDFDEAQSQAANAQLILLLANHIGDYATLMEAIQYAREGVDLPNSSAVQHTADAPRVAA; from the coding sequence GTGGCACTCATCACGCAACTCAATCTGACGCAGCCCGACGACTTCTACGAAGCGCTGATCGACATGCACCGCGATTTCGACGAAGCGCAAAGCCAGGCCGCGAATGCGCAACTGATTCTGCTGCTCGCCAATCATATTGGCGATTACGCGACGCTGATGGAAGCGATCCAATACGCGCGCGAAGGCGTCGATTTGCCGAATTCATCCGCTGTGCAGCACACGGCCGACGCACCGCGCGTCGCCGCCTGA